The proteins below are encoded in one region of Pseudonocardia sp. DSM 110487:
- a CDS encoding cell wall metabolism sensor histidine kinase WalK, producing MDALLCVAIAAGALVLGLVLGLRWGRRREEPIPAPAAPVPDPTVADLLERVFRSTDEGLAVLDRGGDVVLHNPRAADLGVVRGGLPDARAATASQQVLRAGTTVDVDLSPLDHRGRQPAAVLAHVRPLGDGYSMVEAADTSEAVRLEATRRDFVANVSHELKTPVGAMGLLAEAVLDASDDPAEVRRFGTKILNEANRLGNLVTELIALSRLTGAERLPELQVVDVDEVVQEALARSRLSAEAAEIEIIVDRPTGLEVDGDLTLLVTALSNLVENAIAYSPPDSAVSVSRRRCGKWVEIAVTDRGIGIAAEHQKRVFERFFRVDPARSRATGGTGLGLAIVKHVLANHGGEVRLWSSPGTGSTFTMRLPVHDEPGTEPAVPASAALSDHGTADPKSRPADVPDRVG from the coding sequence GTGGACGCGCTGCTCTGCGTGGCGATCGCGGCCGGTGCGCTCGTACTCGGCCTCGTGCTCGGGCTCCGTTGGGGGCGCCGGCGCGAGGAGCCCATCCCGGCACCCGCCGCGCCAGTGCCCGACCCGACCGTGGCCGACCTGCTGGAACGGGTGTTCCGATCCACCGACGAGGGTCTCGCCGTGCTCGACCGCGGCGGTGACGTCGTGCTGCACAACCCGCGCGCCGCCGATCTCGGCGTGGTGCGGGGCGGCCTCCCCGACGCGCGCGCCGCCACGGCGAGCCAGCAGGTGCTCCGCGCGGGCACCACGGTGGACGTCGACCTCTCCCCGCTCGACCACCGCGGCCGCCAACCAGCGGCCGTGTTGGCCCACGTACGCCCCCTCGGCGACGGATACAGCATGGTCGAGGCGGCCGACACGTCCGAGGCGGTGCGGCTCGAGGCCACCCGGCGCGACTTCGTGGCGAACGTCAGCCACGAGCTGAAGACCCCCGTGGGTGCCATGGGGCTGCTCGCCGAAGCCGTGCTCGACGCGTCGGACGACCCGGCCGAGGTACGCCGGTTCGGTACGAAGATCCTCAACGAGGCCAACCGGCTGGGCAACCTCGTCACCGAGCTGATCGCCCTGTCCCGGCTCACCGGCGCGGAGCGGCTGCCGGAGCTGCAGGTCGTGGACGTCGACGAGGTCGTGCAGGAGGCGCTGGCCCGCTCGCGGCTGTCGGCCGAGGCGGCAGAAATCGAGATCATCGTCGACCGGCCGACCGGGCTCGAGGTCGACGGCGATCTGACGCTGCTGGTCACCGCCCTGTCCAACCTCGTCGAGAACGCCATCGCGTACTCGCCCCCCGACTCGGCGGTGTCCGTGTCCCGCAGGCGGTGCGGGAAGTGGGTCGAGATCGCCGTCACCGACCGCGGTATCGGCATCGCGGCCGAGCACCAGAAGCGGGTGTTCGAACGCTTTTTCCGCGTCGACCCGGCACGCTCGCGCGCCACCGGCGGCACCGGCCTCGGCCTGGCGATCGTCAAGCACGTGCTCGCCAACCACGGCGGCGAGGTGCGGTTGTGGAGCAGCCCGGGCACCGGTTCGACGTTCACGATGCGGCTGCCCGTGCACGACGAGCCGGGCACGGAGCCCGCGGTGCCCGCGTCCGCCGCACTGTCCGACCACGGGACGGCCGACCCCAAGAGCCGGCCTGCCGATGTGCCCGACCGCGTCGGGTGA
- a CDS encoding phosphoglyceromutase — MGTLVLLRHGQSVWNAENLFTGWVDVPLSETGEREARRGGELMRDTGLLPDVVHTSLLRRAISTANIALDAADRHWIPVRRDWRLNERHYGALQGKDKKQTLEQFGEAQFMEWRRSYDVPPPPIDAGSEFDQEGDPRYAAGEVPRTECLADVVKRFLPYWESAVVPDLRAGKVVLLAAHGNSLRALVKHLDGISDEAIVGLNIPTGIPLRYELDDELRPTVPGGEYLDPEAAVAAAAAVAAQGR; from the coding sequence ATGGGAACACTGGTGCTGCTGCGGCACGGGCAGAGCGTGTGGAACGCGGAGAACCTGTTCACCGGGTGGGTGGACGTGCCGCTGTCCGAGACCGGGGAGCGGGAGGCCCGTCGCGGCGGCGAGCTGATGCGCGACACCGGACTGCTGCCCGACGTCGTGCACACGTCGCTGCTCCGGCGCGCGATCTCCACCGCGAACATCGCCCTCGACGCGGCCGACCGGCACTGGATCCCCGTGCGGCGCGACTGGCGCCTCAACGAGCGGCACTACGGCGCGCTGCAGGGCAAGGACAAGAAGCAGACGCTCGAGCAGTTCGGCGAGGCGCAGTTCATGGAGTGGCGCCGCTCGTACGACGTGCCGCCGCCGCCCATCGACGCGGGATCCGAGTTCGACCAGGAGGGCGACCCCCGCTACGCCGCCGGTGAGGTGCCGCGCACGGAGTGCCTCGCCGACGTCGTCAAGCGGTTCCTTCCGTACTGGGAGTCCGCGGTCGTGCCGGACCTGCGCGCCGGGAAGGTCGTGCTGCTCGCCGCGCACGGCAACTCGCTGCGGGCGCTGGTGAAGCACCTCGACGGGATCTCCGACGAGGCCATCGTCGGCCTCAACATCCCGACCGGCATCCCGTTGCGCTACGAGCTGGACGACGAGCTGCGTCCGACGGTGCCGGGCGGCGAGTACCTCGACCCCGAAGCCGCGGTCGCCGCCGCCGCGGCGGTAGCGGCGCAGGGTCGCTGA
- a CDS encoding LpqN/LpqT family lipoprotein, whose translation MGIRAIGIAAALVGAMSAAGCTVAVPGAPAADPAAVARPSPSPRPPGAAFHDALSRFDLVPPPGWTVDPSGTEGTAVVFSDPQVSESTGGRFRANINVIVVPAHTDLPGIVTGARQEVRALAGYVPTADEAVTLPDGSPAHLIGGTYQDPDTGLAMRNVQVLALHGGTETVVVTGTALADTWDGYAGVFETSLRSLTVVT comes from the coding sequence ATGGGGATCCGGGCGATCGGCATCGCGGCCGCACTGGTGGGTGCGATGAGCGCGGCCGGGTGCACCGTCGCGGTGCCCGGCGCGCCGGCAGCCGACCCAGCGGCGGTCGCCCGCCCGTCCCCGTCCCCGCGACCGCCCGGAGCCGCGTTCCACGACGCACTGAGCCGCTTCGACCTCGTCCCGCCGCCGGGCTGGACGGTGGACCCGAGCGGAACGGAGGGCACCGCGGTGGTCTTCTCCGATCCGCAGGTGTCGGAGTCGACCGGCGGGCGGTTCCGGGCCAACATCAACGTGATCGTCGTACCCGCGCACACCGATCTGCCCGGCATCGTCACCGGCGCGCGACAGGAGGTCCGCGCGCTCGCGGGTTACGTGCCCACCGCCGACGAGGCCGTCACCCTGCCCGACGGCTCGCCCGCGCACCTGATCGGAGGCACCTACCAGGACCCCGACACCGGTCTCGCGATGCGCAACGTCCAGGTGCTGGCCCTCCACGGCGGGACCGAGACCGTCGTCGTCACCGGCACGGCGCTCGCCGACACGTGGGACGGCTACGCGGGCGTGTTCGAGACATCACTGCGCAGCCTGACGGTGGTCACCTGA
- a CDS encoding MarR family winged helix-turn-helix transcriptional regulator has translation MSGDETRWLEPDELETWLSYVAATTLLEGALDRQLQRDSGMPHAYYQILAMLSEVPDRSLRMSELAAITQSSQSRLSHAVARLERNGWIRRKPCPEDRRSTFAQLTEEGFAVLAAAAPGHVSTVRRHLFDRLTPEQVGQLREITRAVLSGLGVAGGDVREVLPG, from the coding sequence GTGAGCGGTGACGAGACCCGATGGCTGGAACCCGACGAGCTGGAGACATGGCTCTCCTACGTTGCGGCGACCACTCTCCTGGAGGGTGCGTTGGACCGCCAGCTGCAGCGCGACTCGGGGATGCCGCATGCCTACTACCAGATCCTGGCCATGCTCTCCGAGGTCCCGGACCGCAGCTTGCGCATGAGCGAGCTCGCGGCCATCACCCAGAGCTCGCAGAGCCGCCTCTCGCACGCCGTCGCGCGCCTGGAGCGCAACGGGTGGATCCGGCGCAAGCCGTGCCCCGAGGACCGGCGCAGCACGTTCGCGCAGCTCACCGAGGAGGGCTTCGCCGTGCTCGCCGCCGCGGCGCCCGGCCACGTGTCCACCGTCCGCAGGCACCTGTTCGACCGGCTGACGCCCGAGCAGGTCGGGCAGCTGCGTGAGATCACCCGAGCGGTGCTCAGCGGGTTGGGTGTCGCCGGCGGCGACGTGCGCGAGGTCCTGCCAGGCTGA